From the genome of Cytobacillus firmus, one region includes:
- a CDS encoding SpoIIIAH-like family protein, with amino-acid sequence MLLKKQTVWLLTMLSLVVVLSVYYVTSPEQKGSDLAGMEEKAQGEMESVESEDGKAIITNTASDEMFENLRLQLDDERSRMKEDLQEVLGQTDLPAEERMKAKDQIDELNEIAQKEAMLETLIRAMDYEDVLVRADGKKVQITVKAKDHSASAANNIIQEVRNEIGKLEAVAVEFQVEK; translated from the coding sequence ATGCTTTTAAAGAAACAAACGGTCTGGCTATTAACAATGCTGAGTTTGGTGGTTGTATTATCGGTTTATTATGTAACATCACCGGAGCAAAAAGGCAGTGACCTTGCTGGAATGGAAGAAAAGGCACAGGGTGAAATGGAGTCAGTTGAGAGTGAAGACGGCAAAGCGATCATTACAAACACTGCCAGTGATGAAATGTTTGAAAATCTCCGTCTTCAGCTTGATGACGAGCGCAGCCGCATGAAGGAAGACCTGCAGGAGGTCCTTGGTCAAACTGACCTTCCTGCCGAAGAAAGAATGAAGGCGAAAGATCAAATTGATGAATTAAATGAAATTGCACAAAAGGAAGCGATGCTTGAAACATTAATCAGAGCGATGGATTATGAAGATGTGCTTGTCCGTGCCGATGGCAAGAAGGTTCAAATTACTGTTAAAGCAAAAGATCATTCAGCTTCAGCTGCAAACAACATCATCCAGGAAGTAAGAAACGAAATTGGAAAGCTTGAGGCAGTGGCTGTTGAATTTCAGGTTGAAAAATAA